In Sphingobacterium sp. PCS056, the following proteins share a genomic window:
- a CDS encoding GNAT family N-acetyltransferase, with protein MKYVPTLETERLIIRPITLDDVEEFYAMDSQPEVHLYLNRSPLKSSEEAKDYIKGLLQQYETHGIGRVAVIEKATNQLIGWTGFKFIEEPMNDRINFLDFGYRYRKESWGKGYATEAALACIAFYYKNLTHIPLHASTHVDNHGSRKVLEKVGFKITDTFKFTIWDIDCYWYERIEDTK; from the coding sequence ATGAAATATGTACCAACACTTGAAACGGAGAGACTGATCATTCGTCCAATAACTTTAGATGATGTTGAGGAGTTTTATGCGATGGACTCGCAACCGGAAGTTCATCTTTATTTAAATAGATCTCCGTTAAAATCTAGTGAAGAGGCAAAAGATTATATTAAAGGTCTACTCCAGCAGTATGAGACACATGGTATAGGTCGTGTTGCGGTCATCGAAAAAGCAACTAATCAATTAATAGGCTGGACAGGGTTTAAATTTATAGAGGAACCCATGAATGATAGGATCAATTTTCTAGATTTCGGCTATCGCTACCGTAAAGAGTCGTGGGGGAAAGGTTATGCTACAGAAGCGGCATTGGCGTGTATTGCATTTTATTATAAAAATTTGACCCATATACCTCTCCATGCCAGTACGCATGTCGACAATCATGGTTCGCGAAAGGTATTGGAAAAGGTTGGATTTAAGATTACTGATACCTTTAAGTTTACCATTTGGGACATCGATTGTTATTGGTATGAAAGGATTGAAGATACTAAGTAA
- a CDS encoding DUF4139 domain-containing protein has product MNITKITLAIGSVIISGSLFAQSPQIIKTDLREVMLYTNAAELNHHATVNLAKGTSELIFTHIANGIDENSIQIGSSPQVTVMSVRSAVNYIGADVKSDAFVKAENYFKKESHTLANFQNQKATEESILKLLESNQKIAGVNGNTTVAELAKMADYYKTKYLEVKSNITALDDQILLQQDLVNKAQVQLEEVKGQTTGSGGQLIVQVMNNQAGNQPFDITYTSSQASWNASYDLRSAHTSSPLAIIYKANVTQETGIDWKQVHLILASGNPAQYGIVPNLTPWQLYYNQPVQSRPMMLQSKADNMVFNEVAVSDQKNIRIRGTSSINSYTEQNENQLNTTFDISIPYDIASNGKPHSVSLKEYTHPATYSYIAIPRIDPNVYLMAELTDYEKLNLLPGTANVMFENMLVGKTYINPNDATDTLKLSMGRDKMISIKRDKINDLSQTKILGGSKKQSLVYEITIKNNKKNSVTLNLQDQIPIATDKSMEITLDDHSGADVEKETGLLKWNVTIPAGATQKIRFGYSVKYPKEKLVSIY; this is encoded by the coding sequence ATGAATATAACAAAAATCACCTTAGCGATTGGTAGCGTCATTATCAGTGGCAGTTTATTTGCACAGAGTCCCCAAATTATTAAGACGGATTTAAGAGAGGTTATGCTCTATACGAATGCTGCTGAACTTAATCATCATGCTACCGTAAACCTAGCCAAAGGAACGAGTGAGCTTATATTTACACATATAGCCAATGGTATAGATGAAAACAGTATTCAGATCGGAAGCTCTCCTCAAGTAACAGTGATGTCCGTACGGTCAGCTGTCAATTATATTGGTGCTGATGTTAAAAGCGATGCATTTGTAAAAGCTGAAAACTATTTTAAGAAGGAATCCCATACATTGGCAAATTTTCAAAATCAAAAAGCCACGGAAGAAAGTATCTTGAAACTGCTGGAGAGTAATCAAAAAATAGCAGGAGTAAATGGCAATACAACGGTGGCTGAACTTGCGAAGATGGCCGATTATTATAAGACTAAATATCTTGAGGTAAAAAGCAATATAACGGCTTTGGATGACCAAATACTCCTGCAACAAGATCTGGTAAACAAAGCTCAGGTACAATTGGAGGAGGTAAAAGGGCAAACAACAGGTTCTGGAGGACAACTTATCGTACAGGTCATGAACAATCAAGCTGGAAACCAACCTTTCGACATTACTTACACATCTTCGCAGGCATCCTGGAATGCTTCTTACGACCTCCGGTCTGCTCATACCTCTTCGCCTTTGGCAATCATTTACAAAGCCAATGTAACCCAGGAAACTGGAATCGATTGGAAACAGGTACATCTTATATTAGCAAGTGGCAATCCTGCTCAATATGGTATTGTACCCAATTTAACTCCTTGGCAACTGTATTATAATCAACCGGTACAATCGCGTCCCATGATGCTTCAAAGCAAAGCTGACAACATGGTCTTCAATGAAGTTGCTGTATCTGATCAGAAGAACATACGGATTCGCGGAACGAGCAGTATCAACAGTTACACCGAACAAAACGAGAATCAGCTGAATACCACATTTGATATTTCTATCCCATACGATATTGCATCTAATGGCAAACCCCACAGTGTATCCTTAAAAGAGTATACACATCCTGCAACTTACAGTTATATTGCGATACCACGTATTGATCCGAATGTGTACTTGATGGCTGAACTGACGGATTATGAAAAACTCAATCTTCTACCCGGGACCGCAAATGTCATGTTTGAAAATATGTTGGTCGGAAAAACCTACATCAACCCGAATGACGCGACCGATACCCTAAAGCTGAGTATGGGAAGAGATAAAATGATCAGTATTAAACGCGATAAGATCAATGATCTATCTCAGACCAAGATCTTAGGTGGTAGTAAAAAGCAAAGCTTGGTTTATGAAATTACGATCAAAAACAATAAAAAGAATAGTGTGACCCTCAACTTGCAAGATCAGATTCCAATCGCTACAGATAAATCGATGGAAATCACTTTGGATGATCATAGCGGAGCTGATGTAGAAAAAGAAACTGGTCTACTCAAATGGAATGTAACTATTCCTGCTGGCGCTACTCAAAAAATACGATTTGGGTATTCTGTGAAATATCCAAAAGAAAAATTGGTGAGCATCTACTAA
- a CDS encoding AI-2E family transporter, with amino-acid sequence MESNSEKKPYSIGLASSLFALALIIGFLYVTQSVVVPLLFAIILSITLYPIAAFFENKLKFGKAAAAVMAVIIAIVIISTLIWFIVHQSIIIGKDAVAIQEKVLAAVESIQNWIQSRFGLERSEVVQKMKEQGNNALENVGGYMSTAFGSIGSTLAGIILVPIFIFFLLYYRDFFKEFFFKAFKNTDNKKIHAVLKKIYDVVQSYCLGLVMVMGIVAVLNTVGLMLMGIEYAWFFGSMASLLMLLPYIGIAIGSILPALFALATKDSALYAVGVIAWFQVVQFLEGNIITPNIVGGKVSINPLMAIIAILLGGMIFGLAGLILALPMTATLKVIFDAIPSMEPIGYLIGEPEKEHLKRNATQELLQKWGIVRKPKVFFKQTMADSAPVDPDSTNDPDSKAE; translated from the coding sequence ATGGAAAGTAATTCAGAAAAAAAACCGTACTCAATTGGGCTTGCTTCAAGCTTATTTGCCTTAGCATTAATCATTGGATTTTTGTATGTCACCCAAAGCGTTGTCGTACCTCTGCTTTTTGCTATTATACTTTCAATAACGCTGTATCCGATAGCTGCATTTTTTGAAAACAAATTAAAATTTGGTAAGGCTGCTGCAGCTGTTATGGCGGTCATTATTGCCATCGTAATTATCAGTACACTGATCTGGTTTATAGTACATCAAAGTATTATCATTGGAAAAGATGCGGTCGCAATCCAGGAGAAGGTGCTTGCTGCTGTTGAATCGATCCAAAATTGGATTCAATCTCGGTTTGGCTTGGAAAGAAGTGAGGTTGTGCAAAAAATGAAAGAGCAAGGAAATAATGCTTTAGAAAATGTAGGCGGATATATGTCAACAGCTTTTGGCTCGATTGGTAGCACATTAGCGGGAATCATCTTAGTTCCTATTTTTATCTTTTTCCTTTTATACTACCGTGATTTTTTCAAAGAGTTTTTCTTTAAAGCATTTAAAAATACGGATAATAAAAAGATTCATGCTGTCTTAAAAAAGATTTACGACGTAGTGCAAAGCTATTGTTTAGGACTTGTGATGGTGATGGGCATTGTCGCGGTATTGAATACGGTGGGTCTGATGTTAATGGGAATTGAATATGCTTGGTTTTTTGGTTCCATGGCTTCCTTGCTGATGTTATTGCCTTATATCGGTATCGCAATTGGATCCATTTTACCTGCTCTATTTGCCTTGGCAACCAAAGATAGTGCTTTATATGCCGTAGGTGTTATTGCCTGGTTTCAAGTGGTGCAATTTTTGGAAGGAAATATCATCACCCCAAATATCGTGGGGGGTAAGGTGAGTATCAATCCATTAATGGCTATTATCGCTATTCTATTGGGGGGAATGATTTTTGGTCTTGCGGGATTGATTCTTGCACTACCGATGACTGCAACATTAAAAGTTATCTTTGATGCTATCCCTTCTATGGAACCGATTGGATATTTAATCGGTGAACCTGAAAAGGAGCATCTCAAAAGAAATGCGACTCAGGAACTGCTACAAAAATGGGGTATTGTTAGAAAACCTAAAGTATTTTTTAAACAAACCATGGCTGACTCTGCTCCTGTAGATCCTGATTCTACCAATGATCCGGATAGTAAAGCTGAATAA
- a CDS encoding TrmH family RNA methyltransferase produces MLSKAQITLISSLQNKKFRKQHGLFIVEGIKSVNEFLSSSYQVDSIFYTEDVLAKVGKISGKIKSYVLTENEFQKISGLKSPQGILALVHIPEQKELQVQDYKNQHTLVLDDIQDPGNLGTIIRTAEWFGFQQIICSIGTVDAYNPKVVQATMGSLSRIQIHHIDLKAFIKEVKIPVYGALLDGNSIYETDWTHEGLIILGNEGNGISEEIIELVDQPVTIPRIGEAESLNVAVATTIFCSEIARTKKL; encoded by the coding sequence ATGTTGTCAAAAGCACAAATTACTCTAATATCATCTCTTCAAAATAAAAAGTTTCGCAAACAACATGGTCTTTTTATTGTAGAAGGAATTAAATCTGTTAACGAATTTCTATCATCCTCTTATCAAGTTGACAGCATCTTTTATACAGAAGATGTACTCGCAAAAGTGGGTAAAATATCGGGAAAAATAAAATCTTATGTGCTGACTGAAAACGAATTTCAAAAAATCAGTGGATTAAAATCCCCCCAAGGCATATTGGCTCTGGTTCATATCCCAGAACAAAAGGAATTACAAGTACAGGATTATAAAAATCAGCATACCTTAGTATTGGATGATATCCAAGATCCAGGAAATTTAGGCACGATCATCCGTACAGCAGAATGGTTCGGCTTTCAACAGATTATCTGTTCTATCGGGACTGTCGATGCGTATAATCCTAAAGTGGTACAAGCGACTATGGGTTCACTTTCTCGTATCCAAATTCATCATATCGATTTGAAGGCTTTTATCAAAGAGGTGAAAATACCTGTTTATGGTGCTTTGCTCGATGGAAATAGTATTTACGAGACGGATTGGACGCATGAGGGTCTTATTATATTGGGAAATGAGGGAAATGGAATTTCTGAAGAAATTATTGAACTCGTGGATCAGCCCGTCACCATACCAAGGATAGGTGAAGCAGAATCTTTGAATGTCGCTGTAGCAACCACCATATTTTGTTCAGAAATCGCCCGAACAAAAAAATTATAA
- a CDS encoding M28 family metallopeptidase — protein sequence MKNKFKHLALGIALLAMLHPVSAQKKQNILDQKALGSITEKSYKNTILKLSSDEFMGRKPFTKGDTLATNYIADQFKKLGLKPGNGNSYFQEVPMVEITSTPNVILSLKSSQDELTLQNLSDYVVTSRRLQEQVELKNTELVFVGFGIVAPEYQWNDYQDLDVKGKTVVVMVNDPGHYDQSLFKGDTMTYYGRWTYKYEEAARQGAAGVMIIHQTKAASYGWNVIRTGWGNAPQMDLDHVGDPNQYAQVEGWLSTESTSKLLKLAGYDDSLLEKAKKRGFKAVPLGVKTNFEVSNKIKRSKSNNVIARLEGKSRQDENIIYTAHWDHLGTGEPVNGDSIYNGAIDNAVGVAALFEIAKAFKAAKKAPERSIVFLAVTSEEDGLLGSDYYVRNPIFPLKTTVANINMDAFSAAGATKDISIVGKGQSEMDDYAQRSALKFGRYTKAEGNPSSGGFYRSDHFNFAKVGVPALYAGSGSDYIEQDTSIIAQRKKALEGRYHAVNDEVIPEWNFEGMLADIRLFFDIGYTLSQEDIFPKWKEKSEFKEIGEKR from the coding sequence ATGAAAAATAAGTTTAAACACCTTGCCCTCGGTATAGCATTGTTAGCCATGCTACATCCTGTATCGGCTCAAAAAAAACAAAATATCCTTGATCAAAAAGCACTCGGCAGCATTACTGAAAAAAGCTATAAGAACACGATCCTCAAACTATCGTCGGATGAATTTATGGGGAGAAAACCTTTTACAAAGGGGGATACTCTGGCGACCAATTATATTGCGGATCAGTTTAAAAAGTTAGGACTAAAACCTGGAAATGGCAACAGTTACTTTCAGGAGGTTCCGATGGTGGAAATCACCTCAACTCCCAATGTAATCCTGTCTTTGAAATCTTCGCAAGATGAACTTACCTTACAAAACCTTAGTGATTATGTGGTGACAAGCCGTCGTCTCCAAGAACAGGTCGAACTGAAAAATACGGAATTGGTTTTTGTGGGATTTGGTATTGTTGCTCCAGAATATCAGTGGAATGACTATCAAGATCTTGATGTAAAGGGAAAAACTGTCGTTGTCATGGTCAACGATCCTGGACATTATGATCAGTCTCTTTTTAAAGGTGATACGATGACCTATTATGGAAGATGGACTTATAAGTATGAAGAAGCGGCACGTCAAGGTGCAGCAGGCGTCATGATTATCCATCAGACAAAGGCCGCTAGTTACGGTTGGAATGTCATCCGTACAGGTTGGGGAAATGCTCCACAGATGGACTTAGACCATGTGGGCGATCCTAATCAATATGCACAAGTGGAAGGCTGGTTATCTACAGAAAGTACATCAAAGCTTTTAAAACTAGCAGGCTATGATGACTCGCTATTGGAAAAAGCTAAGAAAAGAGGCTTTAAAGCTGTTCCATTAGGAGTAAAAACAAATTTTGAGGTCAGCAATAAAATAAAAAGATCAAAGTCAAATAATGTCATAGCCAGACTTGAAGGTAAAAGCCGTCAAGATGAAAATATTATTTATACTGCACATTGGGATCACCTTGGTACTGGTGAACCGGTCAATGGAGATTCTATTTATAATGGAGCTATTGATAATGCTGTTGGTGTAGCTGCCTTGTTTGAAATTGCAAAAGCTTTTAAAGCTGCCAAGAAAGCACCTGAACGTTCTATTGTCTTCTTGGCCGTGACATCCGAAGAAGATGGATTGCTGGGATCTGACTATTATGTTAGAAATCCTATTTTTCCGTTAAAGACAACAGTTGCTAATATCAATATGGATGCTTTTAGCGCTGCTGGAGCAACAAAAGATATATCCATTGTTGGAAAAGGACAGTCGGAGATGGATGACTATGCCCAACGGTCTGCATTGAAATTTGGACGTTATACCAAAGCTGAAGGAAATCCAAGTTCTGGAGGTTTTTATCGTTCTGACCATTTTAATTTTGCTAAGGTAGGTGTCCCTGCCCTTTATGCTGGCAGCGGTAGTGATTATATCGAGCAAGATACTTCGATCATAGCGCAACGAAAGAAAGCTTTGGAAGGTCGGTATCATGCCGTAAATGACGAGGTGATTCCGGAGTGGAATTTTGAGGGGATGCTGGCCGATATCCGATTATTTTTTGATATTGGTTACACCTTAAGCCAAGAGGATATTTTCCCGAAATGGAAAGAAAAATCTGAATTTAAAGAAATAGGCGAAAAGCGTTAG
- a CDS encoding BamA/TamA family outer membrane protein, which yields MINNQRFLAFTSITLLLLIFTSCRSARFLNEDQALIDHVNIQGVRPELKESASLYVSNDIKANSRVNLFIYNLFNTKDGKYKKRDLRNVGEAPHLLDSSLVDLSATQIKRFLFTKGFFDAKVQPEILVKNKRATINFNITEGIPYYMDKISYNFADSAVAHLYEQEVKPFSVVKEGSQYDAVNLITEREKLYLAMRNHGYYDYIRQYMRVAVDSTSKNNRLKLEIQVENPSDSANHQAYKIDQVFVTIRNFGTVKKEARKITDSISQIHFTDETRNFRLKPLKRYMYIKSGDYYNLSKENMAYDRLYEMNGFRSIKIHYQKTDSNTLDAYYEMVPRPLMGNQIEGEFTLSSGMSGFNIGNTFSHRNIFGGAELLEVKLRYGILFDPRLQGNISDKIFNNDVQIGVNLIVPRLMTPFHTNHTAQYGLAKTTFSSSLQIFNQDATYSNRYFINTLNYSWHQSANKFHSFTPIVLEYRQGKLNENFAQNLIDQGYLLYVRSNNREYFGLGSQYSFTYNAKKLTKKENFNYFKGSIDLSGNILDLVSKVIKFDQNADGEKKVLGVPYLQYAKTELDYRIYRNLGGNQQFVFRINPGIAIPYGNNSTLMIFEKSFYGGGMNGMRAWQARTLGPGNYNRASVQEDLRLNLRNLDQLGEIKIEGNAEYRFRILNSFLGAKMNGATFIDFGNVWRLKENELNPGGEFKADKFLKQIAIGTGFGLRFDSDYFIIRLDAGLKVKDPQFSGSDQWVLKHFFDSKEFKDQYYQTHKPDRYNFIQYNFGIGLPF from the coding sequence ATGATAAATAATCAACGCTTTTTAGCTTTTACAAGTATAACGCTTTTGTTGCTAATTTTCACATCTTGCCGTTCAGCACGATTCTTAAATGAAGATCAAGCGTTGATTGATCATGTGAATATTCAAGGGGTCAGACCAGAGCTGAAGGAATCAGCATCTCTGTATGTATCCAATGATATTAAAGCCAATTCAAGGGTTAATTTATTTATATATAACCTTTTCAATACCAAAGACGGTAAATATAAAAAACGGGATTTGAGAAATGTTGGGGAAGCACCTCATTTATTAGACTCTAGTTTAGTAGATTTATCAGCCACACAGATCAAAAGGTTTTTATTTACAAAAGGTTTTTTTGACGCGAAAGTACAGCCTGAAATCTTGGTTAAAAATAAAAGAGCAACTATAAATTTTAATATTACCGAAGGCATTCCGTACTATATGGACAAGATCAGCTACAATTTTGCCGATAGTGCAGTAGCCCATCTGTATGAACAAGAAGTGAAACCCTTCAGTGTGGTTAAAGAAGGATCACAGTATGACGCGGTCAATTTGATCACAGAACGGGAAAAATTGTATCTCGCGATGCGTAATCACGGTTACTATGATTATATACGCCAATATATGCGGGTCGCAGTAGATTCGACATCAAAAAACAATCGCCTCAAACTGGAGATACAAGTGGAGAATCCCAGTGACTCCGCCAATCACCAGGCTTATAAAATTGATCAGGTTTTTGTTACCATACGCAATTTCGGAACAGTAAAAAAAGAAGCCAGAAAAATAACTGATAGTATCTCCCAAATTCATTTTACGGATGAAACGCGTAATTTTAGGTTGAAGCCGTTGAAGCGTTATATGTATATAAAGTCCGGAGACTACTACAATCTTTCCAAAGAAAACATGGCTTATGATCGTTTGTATGAGATGAATGGTTTCAGGAGCATTAAGATTCATTATCAAAAGACCGATTCCAATACATTAGATGCATATTATGAAATGGTTCCACGACCGTTGATGGGCAATCAGATCGAAGGGGAATTTACATTGAGTTCTGGTATGAGTGGTTTTAATATCGGAAATACATTCTCCCATCGTAATATTTTTGGTGGCGCAGAGTTGCTGGAGGTAAAATTGCGATACGGTATACTCTTTGATCCAAGACTCCAAGGCAATATCTCGGATAAAATCTTTAACAATGATGTTCAAATTGGCGTAAATTTAATTGTCCCAAGATTGATGACGCCATTTCACACCAATCATACCGCACAATATGGATTAGCAAAAACAACCTTTTCGTCAAGTTTGCAGATTTTCAATCAAGATGCAACGTATTCTAATCGGTATTTTATCAATACATTAAATTATTCATGGCATCAATCGGCAAATAAATTTCACAGCTTTACACCCATCGTGCTGGAATACAGGCAAGGAAAGTTAAATGAAAACTTTGCACAAAATTTAATAGATCAAGGTTACTTATTATATGTAAGGAGTAACAACCGCGAATATTTCGGATTAGGCTCTCAGTATTCCTTTACCTATAATGCCAAGAAATTAACCAAGAAAGAAAATTTTAATTATTTCAAAGGCTCGATCGATTTAAGTGGCAATATATTGGATCTGGTCAGTAAGGTTATCAAGTTTGATCAAAATGCCGATGGTGAAAAAAAGGTGCTGGGCGTTCCTTACCTACAGTATGCCAAAACAGAATTGGACTACCGTATTTACCGTAATCTAGGAGGAAATCAACAATTTGTTTTTCGAATCAATCCAGGTATTGCTATTCCTTATGGTAATAATTCGACCTTGATGATCTTTGAAAAGAGCTTTTATGGTGGTGGTATGAACGGCATGCGGGCATGGCAAGCACGGACATTAGGCCCTGGTAATTATAATCGAGCAAGCGTCCAAGAAGATTTGCGATTGAACCTCCGTAACCTAGATCAATTAGGTGAAATAAAAATTGAAGGAAATGCAGAATATCGTTTTCGAATCTTAAATAGTTTCTTGGGAGCGAAGATGAATGGGGCCACATTTATTGATTTTGGAAACGTCTGGCGCTTAAAAGAAAATGAACTAAATCCCGGAGGAGAGTTTAAGGCAGATAAATTTTTAAAGCAAATTGCTATTGGAACAGGTTTTGGATTACGATTTGACTCCGATTATTTTATCATTAGACTTGATGCCGGCCTAAAAGTAAAAGATCCTCAATTCTCAGGAAGCGATCAATGGGTGTTAAAACATTTTTTCGATTCCAAAGAATTTAAAGATCAGTATTATCAGACACATAAGCCCGATCGCTATAATTTTATTCAATACAACTTTGGTATCGGATTACCATTTTAA
- a CDS encoding MFS transporter, protein MTENKSIYTLQFALLCLSSLLFSASFNMIIPELPNYLSQMGGAEHKGLIIALFTLTAGISRPFSGKLTDRWGRVPVMAIGSIVCFLCGFLYPILTTVSGFLLLRLIHGFSTGFKPTATSAYVADIIPRERWGEALGMHGLCFAIGGAVGPAIGSAIFQYYGINVMFYSSSLFALLSIVIVMNMKETLVKKEKLNLSMFKISRTDIIDIGVLPAGIVTFLSYSAFGAILTLIPDWSDHLHLSNKGIFFAAYTIASILIRFVSGKASDKYGRTRVIMVGLFIVGISLFLIGQGDSFNKLMLGASIYGIGTGILSPAINAWTIDLGKPNQRGRAVATMYISMEAGIGLGALFAGLYYQDIITRIPQVMYFNALFLGVALLYMFFWQGFRYRQKAD, encoded by the coding sequence ATGACTGAAAATAAATCCATATACACATTACAATTTGCACTTCTTTGCCTGAGCTCGCTATTATTTTCAGCTAGTTTCAACATGATAATTCCGGAACTTCCCAACTACTTGAGTCAAATGGGTGGTGCCGAACATAAAGGTTTAATCATCGCCTTATTTACCTTGACGGCTGGTATATCGCGTCCTTTCAGTGGGAAGTTGACCGATCGATGGGGACGAGTTCCGGTTATGGCAATCGGATCGATCGTTTGTTTCTTATGTGGCTTTTTATATCCCATTCTGACTACAGTTTCCGGATTTTTACTTTTGAGATTAATCCATGGTTTCTCTACAGGATTTAAACCGACCGCAACTTCTGCTTATGTAGCCGATATCATCCCCCGAGAAAGATGGGGTGAGGCGCTTGGTATGCATGGACTTTGTTTTGCAATCGGTGGTGCTGTAGGACCGGCTATTGGTAGTGCTATTTTTCAATATTACGGCATCAATGTGATGTTTTATAGTTCTTCGCTTTTTGCCCTCCTTTCAATTGTTATCGTCATGAACATGAAAGAGACGCTTGTTAAAAAAGAAAAACTCAATTTATCCATGTTCAAAATATCACGGACGGACATTATTGATATCGGTGTTTTACCGGCAGGTATTGTTACATTTTTATCTTATTCGGCTTTTGGTGCCATATTAACGTTAATACCGGATTGGAGTGACCATCTGCATTTGAGCAACAAAGGAATATTTTTCGCGGCCTACACCATTGCCTCTATTTTGATACGCTTTGTATCGGGAAAGGCGTCTGATAAATATGGTCGTACACGAGTGATTATGGTCGGACTGTTTATTGTTGGTATTTCACTCTTTTTGATCGGTCAGGGTGATTCTTTTAATAAATTGATGTTGGGTGCAAGTATATATGGTATTGGTACCGGTATCCTATCCCCTGCTATCAATGCATGGACAATAGATCTCGGAAAACCCAACCAAAGGGGACGTGCAGTAGCGACGATGTATATTTCGATGGAGGCCGGTATCGGTTTAGGGGCATTATTTGCGGGTCTATATTATCAAGATATCATAACCCGAATCCCTCAAGTGATGTATTTCAATGCTTTATTTTTAGGGGTAGCACTTCTATATATGTTTTTTTGGCAAGGATTTCGCTATAGACAGAAAGCAGATTAA
- a CDS encoding SprT-like domain-containing protein translates to MQDYSATLRKFMPEAAAPIISRWINDTGCLFKISKSRSTKLGDYRAPFRTDGHRISVNHDLNPYSFLITTIHEFAHLQTWQQHKHAVKPHGKEWKTNFQNLMDPFLKLQIFPAEIARAIAQYLENPAASSCTDLHLFRTLKKFDKHSDQVFTVEMLPEKSHFKLQNGRVFQKQEKVRKRYKCLELTSNKLYLFHPIAEIYPIEIAHIHEK, encoded by the coding sequence ATGCAGGATTACAGTGCTACATTGCGTAAATTTATGCCGGAGGCGGCAGCGCCCATTATCTCCAGATGGATTAATGATACTGGCTGCTTATTTAAAATATCCAAATCCCGCAGTACCAAACTAGGCGACTACCGAGCACCTTTTCGTACTGATGGGCATCGTATATCGGTCAATCATGACCTCAATCCGTATTCTTTTTTGATTACCACAATCCATGAGTTTGCACATCTACAAACTTGGCAGCAACATAAACATGCTGTAAAACCACATGGAAAAGAATGGAAAACTAATTTTCAAAATTTAATGGACCCTTTCTTAAAGCTGCAAATTTTTCCAGCTGAAATTGCTCGTGCAATCGCTCAATATTTGGAAAACCCCGCAGCTTCCAGTTGTACTGATCTTCATCTCTTTCGCACGCTTAAAAAATTTGACAAGCACTCCGATCAAGTTTTTACAGTGGAGATGTTACCGGAAAAAAGTCATTTTAAACTACAAAATGGACGTGTCTTCCAAAAGCAAGAGAAGGTAAGAAAGCGCTATAAATGTCTGGAATTAACCAGCAATAAACTTTATCTTTTCCACCCTATTGCAGAAATTTATCCCATTGAAATCGCACATATACATGAAAAATAA